The Methanococcoides methylutens genome segment TTATTCAATGAGTATATTGTAAAATTTGCAAATAGTGCAAGTTAAAACAACTTAAATGGGAGAAAATAATAATGGTAGCTATAGTTAACAGAGACGAATGTGTCGGATGCGGAGTATGTGTAGATGACTGCCCGGCCGAAGCAATATCAATGGACGGCGACAACATCGCTGTAGTAGATGCTGACAAATGTACTGAATGTGGTATATGTGTGGACTCCTGTCCATCCGAAGCAATTTCAATGGAATAAGCAGGTTTATTCCATTTATCTTTCTATTTTTAATATTCAGTAGTTTCGTTTCCAATTCCTGCCTACCTGTTGATTCAATTCTTCCTGTCCTTAAATTTAGCATTGGAGTGCTGGCCATCACAGAATGGTTTATTTCCAGACGCACCGCATCTGCAGAGAGCATAATGGTCCTGGGTTTCAGGTACTGAATCATCAGGATCATCAAGACTGACTCCTGTAACATTGTAAGGTCCATCATTCAGAACAAAAATTTCCGGGCCATGTGAATAATCCTTATACAATTTTCCATTAACAGTATAGCTCAATGCGCCAGAAGGACAGGTCCTGATGAGTTTTGCTATCTCTTCCGGATCAGCAGCATCCGGATCTGCCCAGGGTTCTTCACCCTTTCTGAAAACAGAAGGTAGATTACGAACACAATGGCCTACGTGAGAACACACATCCCTGTTACGATGAATGGTAATATGTTTTCCGACGTAAGTATCAACCCTGTCGGGAACACGGTCTTTTTCTTTTTCTCCGGAAAAATCGTTCTTTACATGTGTTCCATCACAAAATGGCATATTTGCCGACCCTCCACATCTGCAAAGTGCCATAGCAGGTTTTGTCTCGATGAAAACACCCTTTGAATTCCTGAGTGTTTTAAGATCTTTCACAATATATGGTCCATTTTTTGATACTTTTATTGAAGGCCTGACTTCTTTCTCCACTCAAACACCTCTGTAAGAAAATCTGTTGACATCGCATTTCTAATTTTTGTAAGGAACCGTTTTTTAACAAAATTAGTGATAGAAGCTGAAAAACTTATATTCTGTTCATTTAAAATGTTTACTGCAACATGATCTTTTTATGGCATACTTGATTCCAATTTCCGCCATATACAAGGTTTTCAAACTTTTTGAGATATATCAGATCTGCATGAAAGTTAAATTCTATACCAAAGGAATTATATTTTTATTTATGTATTCAAGAAAATATAAGTACATATAAGATCAAATTATTAGATGGAGTAGAACTCTATAGTTAATTCTAACAATAAAAGTGGGGGTATTGATATGAAAACTAAACAAAACTTGCTTATTTGTTTCGGAATGTCCTTGATATTACTAATAATGTCTGCAGGAACTGCTGTAGCTCCGACAGTTACTTGTACAGATGTTGGGATAGGCGATCTCGTATGGGAAGACCTCGACGGGGATGGCATAAAGAATGCAGGCGAGCCAGGTATTGCTGGTGTGACCGTTAAACTTTACGAGTGTGGAGCTACTAATCCTATTGCAACCACAACAACTGATGCAAATGGAATGTACCTGTTCACAGGTCTTGCACCTGGTGACTACTATGTTGAGTTTGTTGCTCCGGTTGGATACATCTTCACACCACCGGATCAGGGTGCTGACGATGCAATGGACAGTGATGCAGATCCAACCACAGGAAAGACTGTATGCACCAACCTTGAGTCAGGTGAGACCGATCTTACGTGGGATGCAGGAATGTTGGGTACAACTGGCATTGGTGATCTCGTATGGGAAGACCTCGACAGAGATGGCATAAAGGATACAGGCGAACCAGGTATTGCTAGTGTGACCGTTGAACTTTATGAGTGTGGAGGTAATGCTCCTATTGCAACCACAACAACGAGTTCTACTGGAATGTACCTGTTCACAGGTCTTGCACCAAGTGACTACCATGTTGAGTTTGTGGCTCCAGCTGGATACATCTTCACACCACAGGATCAGGGTGCTGACGATGCAATGGACAGTGATGCAGATCCAACCACAGGAAAGACTGTATGCACCAACCTTGGGTCAGGTGAGACCGATCTTACGTGGGATGCAGGATTTTATATGATAGTTACTAAAATCAATATTGATATCAAACCAGGTTCATTCCCAAATTCCATTAATCCAAATAGCAAAGGTGTTATTCCAGTTGCAATATTGAGTACAGACGTTTTTGATGCAACAATGGTAGATCCTGTGACCGTGGTATTTGGTCCGAATGATGTATCACCACTAAGGTGGGCAACTGAAGATGTCGATAAAGATGGAGATCTGGATCTGGTATTTCACTTTAGAACTCAGGAAACTGGAGTAGAAGCAGGGGATACAGAGGCAACTCTGACAGGTGAAACTTTTGATGGCACAAACATCGAAGGCACTGATTCAGTAAAAATTGTTCCTTCATAAAAAATGATTCTGGTTTAAAATCAGAATCTATTTTTTCTTTCTTAATTCAGAATTATTATAGATTAGTTTTAAGCTAATTTTTAGACCTTCAGCCATCACCCATTCAGGAAAGTATCGAGCCTCTTCATTCCCTCTTCAATATTCTCCAAACTATTAGCATACGAGAACCTTATATACCCTTGCGCACCATCACCGAAATCAATTCCCGGTGTGACTGCCACGCCTGCTTCATTCAATATTGTACGACTCATTTCCAGGGAATCTGTCCCGAACTCACTGGCATCAGCAAGCACATAGAACGCCCCCATTGGTTCGTATCCAACTCTGAAACCGATGTCCTTCAGTCTCTTCAGCATGTGTTTCCTGCGTTCGTCATATGTGGCCACCATTTCACCAACATGGTCCTGCGGACCACGAAGTGCAGCAATACCTGCCTCCTGCACAAAGCTGTTGGCACATATGAAGAAGTTCTGCTGGAGCTTTTGCAGCACCCTCATGCAATCAAGAGGTGCGATCATGTATCCAAGACGCCAACCTGTCATACAGTATTTCTTGGAAAATCCATTGAGTACAAAGGCATTGTCAGTGTATTCCAGAATGCTGTGGTCTTTTCCACCATAGATAAGACCCTGATAGATCTCATCAGAGATTATCGGGATATTGCCTTTATTTTCTGCTATCTCTGCGATTCCCTGCATCTCTCCTGATGACATAACATAGCCCGTTGGGTTTGAAGGGCTGTTGATCAGGATCGCACTGGTATCAGCATCAAGGTTCTCAGAAACAAGCTCCGGCGTCAGGCCAAATCCATTCTCTTCGGAGGTGTATGCAAAATTTGATTGGCAACCAAGAGCACTGACGAAGTTGGGATAGCATGCATAATGTGGATTTGACATCAGGACTCCATCACCCTGGTCCAGCAATGCCATGAAGGTTAGCATCAATGCAGGGCTTGTTCCGGATGTCACAAGGACCTGCTCAGGAACAAGGTCCAGCCCGAAGCGGTTGTTATAATCATCCACGATGGCACTTCTCAGTTCAGGCAGGCCCAGACTGTGAGTATAGCGGGTATTGCAGGATGCAAGGGATTGGTTTGCTGCCTCACAAATGTGAGGTGCTGTTGGGAAATCAGGCTCGCCTATCTCAAGATGGATTATATCCCTGCCGGCTTGTTCCAGCTTCTGGGCACTTTCCAGCACCTCCATGACATAGAAAGGAGGTATGTTCATGGATCTTTCAGATAATGATAAAGAGGCAGGTGGATGTGACATTCTTGGTAGCTCCTGATCCTGGGTTTTCAATGTGTATTCTCTTGAGGTTTATGCAAGGATAACTTATAATACATATGATAGAAGAAGATATTTCTTAACCAAAAATAAGGGATGATAATATGACAAAGATAACTGTCGATTCGACAATATGTGGATTTACCCATACGATTACCGGCCAGTTGGAAGGCGATAAGGTCATCATAGATATCGATACACCATGTGAAAAGATCAAGGAATTTTCCCACATGGAGGTCCCTACAATGGAGATATTCGGGATCGATGATAACTATGTCATCAGGAAAGCAAAGGATGCAAAATGCAGCTCTACTTGCCTGATCCCTTGTGCAGTACTTCACATGTGCAATCTTGAAGCAGGTTTCCTTTCAAAGAACCTGGCAGAGAGATCCGGAAGTATCAGTATAATTTTTGAACCGTGAAGATCCTCCTGCTCACAAAATAAGAGAATCTTTCATCACTTATTGCAATATTCCTTTTCATCAGCAAGACAGGCTTCATATAGCTGTTCACGAAGGTCCGGCATAGCTGAAAGGGCACGGGTCCAATCAGGCATGAGCACATCTGAAGGATGTTCAAGGTAATCTTCACCTGATCTCCTGATAACATTTGCGAACATATCAACATATAGCTCTTCTTCATGCCTGTTATAGCACAGACCATTGCAAAGGGCATCAGCATGATACCTGCGTATAAGGTCCTGACCGAGGCGCTTGTATTTTACATGGATACCATGCAGGTAAGAAGGTGAAATTATATTATCCGTGGATTCTGTTGTGATCCTCATAAAGGTCGTGAAGATATCACCGACCATTTTGCATAGACCTTCTGATCTGTTGGAACCTACATCCTGATGCTTATGATCATAGTAACCAAGATCAGTCTGGCAGATCTTCTTAGTTGTTGTGTTTCTGTAGACCTCTGCAAGAAGACCGACTTCAAGTCCCCAATCTGCAGGGATCCGTATGTTCATGGCAAGATCACTTGTCATAGCAAATTCACCTGCAAGAGTATACCTGAAAGCAAGAAGATATCGAAGTATGTCAGCCTTGGAATCCGCCTGTAAAGTATCGAGCAAAGGACGTACAAAAAGCCTGAAAACACGACCATGCATGGTCTTTGTTTCCATATTTATCCTTGCATAATAGCCTTTATTGAAAAAGAAGTTCAGTTCCGGTTCCACAATAGGATACAATAACTTTGCCGGGAAATCCTTGGAATAAGTGACAATATCAGCATCATGATAAGCGATAGCATAGGAATCAAGGGTGGCGATCCCCGTAGCCAGCCAGACATCTTTCCCTTTACCCTTATAAGAAGTAATATCGATCCCCATCTTTTTCATCGTGAATAAAATGTGCTGGGCTCTGGGGCCATCACACCATACCACAATGTGAGGAGTTTTCAATTCTTTGAAAAATTCCACCACATGAACATATTCTTCTTCAGTTTCAGCTGCAAGGGCGATAACGACCTGATTAAGGCAAGTACACTCATTGAGATTGGAAATTATGTTCTTAAGAGGGGGATTGTTAACCTCTTCATACAAGATAGGAATGATGAGTGATGCAGGTCTGCGAGTTTTAAGTTCATGTATTCTTTTGATAAGCCTTTCTTTATCGATACTAAAATCATGAATTGTCGTAATATATTCTTGGTAAAAATCCATCTAACTCCCCAGTAGATCTGATAGGCTGCAAAGTGTTCATAGCCCGGAATAAAGACTGGATCGAAATGCATTCCCCCAACTGTAGATGCATCCCAATATTCCCGTTATGATATGTTGAATATCTATATATAGAACATTTAATATAAGCTTTTATACAGACGGGGAATTCAAAACTGGCATCGGTAGACTAAAATATTTACATGCTGCCAAATATTTTTAAAAACTGCTGGCAGGAGGAATGATCTTGGGGTATATTATATTTACAGATCTTGATGGCACTTTAATAGACCATGATACTTATTCTTATGAAGCAGCAAGGCCTGCGCTTAACCTGCTAAAACAAAAAGATGTACCTCTAATTTTCTGTACCAGCAAAACCCGTGCAGAGATCGAAGTCTATGTTGAGGAACTGGACTGTCGCCATCCCTTCATATCAGAGAATGGAGGAGGCATCTTCATACCGAAAGGATATTTTGATATTGATCTGAAGTTTGATCACAGGATCGGGGACTATAATGTCATAGAACTTGGAACCAACTATTCCAATCTAAAAGATGCCCTCGTGGAGATTAGCAAGAGCGCCGGTATTGAGATAATCAATTTCGCAAACATGACCACTGAAGAAGTAAGTGAGGATACAGGACTCGATATTCACTCTGCAGGACTTGCAAAGCTACGCGAGTATGACGAGGTCTTCCGGATAATTGATGAAACTGAAGAAAAAGCCTCCCTGATGATGGAACTTATAAGATCTGCAGGGTACAACCACACCAGAGGTGGCAGATACTGGCATATTATCGGGAACAACGATAAAGGCAAAGCTGTCAGGATGCTAAGTGACATCTACAGAAAGCAGTTCACTGATATCACTACAGTAGGTCTGGGCGATAGCCTGAATGACCTGCCAATGCTGGGATCTGTGGATATACCTGTTCTTGTACAAAAGCCGGGCAGCTTACACGACCCATCAATAACCGATCCGAAAATAAAGCGTGTAAAGGGTATCGGACCCATAGGGTGGAACAATGCAGTCAGCGAGATAATAGAGAAGGGGTCTGAAATTTAATTTTAAGAACATAAAGGGGTACATGGAATGATACGAATTGAGAATATGATATCAAGAGCCTTTTTGATAGGGATTATCAAGATGGTGGACAAGAATGGGGTCCAGAATGCACTGGAATGGTTACGTGAGATCGGGGAAGAATTAGCTGAGATCGAAGGACCTGGATTTGAAGGTGCTCGTGAAGATGACATTAACTATTTGCCGGTCTGTCCGTTTTCAAATACTCTCCTTGATTTTATAGCGATATATGGAGAGAGACCATCACAATTCGTAGAACTTGTAAACCTTTCCAACAAGCAAATGATGGAGGCAGAAGATGGATGGGAATATCCGGCACTGACAACTGTCACAGGCATACTTCATCACAGCTACATTAAAAAACGAGGATTGTTGGCAGGTGTTGAACTTCTTAACGTGGGATCAAGATGTCCCCGTACCAACAATATAGTCTACAACGAAAAAGCCCTTGAAAAAGCAAATATGACAAAAGAAGATGTGGATAAGTATCTTGAAAAAGCATATTACGTTTGTAAGATCAATTACCTTAAAAAGGAGTGAATTCTTTGAACCTGATCGAAGCTGAAAAACTCTACGAGAACAGCGTAAAGATCCTGAAGAACAACCAGCATGAAAAAGGAGGATTTTATGCAAGTCCGCCAGGAACACGATATCCTTTTATCTACCCTCGAGACCACTCGGTGGCAATACTTGGCTGCATTGATGCCGAAATGCTGGACGAGGCCAGAAGGGGTCTTGAATTTGTCCTGAACTCCCAAAAGCCCCTGGGAGAATTTTCCCAGAGATATGATGTTGACGGAAATGACGCCAGCTACAAGGACCTGCAGATCGATGGGAACGGACTGGTCCTTTTTGCAATGGGAAAATATTTCGAAGCAACGGGCGGACTCTTCTTTGAATCGATGGCCGACAGGACTTTTGTGGAAAAGCACTGGGAAACTGTCAAGAAAGCCGTTGAGTTCATACTGATGAACAAGAACGAAGAGGTCGACCTGATCCATACCGTGAACAGCATCCACGAATATCCCGCCTACGAGCATGGTTTTGAGATCTATGCCAACTCTGCCTGTTGTGCAGGGATCCTCGCAGCAGTAAAAATGGGAGAAGCTCTTGGTGAAGATGTCGCCAACTGGAAAGCTGAGGCTGAAAAGATAAGGGAAGCCATTCTTACACGGATGTATAGCCCGCGTAGGCGCTCATTTATCAAATGTATCCGTGTAAAAGAGAAAAGCAGCAACCCTATCGGATATGATGCATTCGCCTCAAGCGTCATCGATGTGGATGTTGTGGAATACGCACCTGCATATTTTGAGCTCATCGATCACCATGACATAAAGAATCGTTATACTGTCAGGAGGATACATGATAGGCTCTGGGACAAAGAGATCGGAGGCTTGAACCGCTATCCGGAAATGTGGGACAGGAATAACGGAGGATATGGCCCATGGTGCCACTTCACCTGCCAGCTTGCAAACCATTATATTGCTATTGATGACCAGGATATGGCAGAGATGTATATGGGCTGGGTAGTGGATATGGCACACAACTACCTCCTGCCTGAACATATCTCAACAATTGAAAGGTTTGAGATATGGCATGAAGACTATACCAACGCAAAGATCCTCAGGGATAGTAAACTCACCATGATCGAGAAAGTGCGTAACCATCCAAAATGGAAAGACGGGATGGCATACGTAACGATACCCCTGATATGGCCTCATGCAGAGTATATCAGGACTTACAAGAGCTATATTGAGAAGTTTGGATAAGAGAGGAACATTCCTTTATTCGAGAAATCGTTCTTTTTAAAAGCAAAAATGAGTGCAGGTATCATGTTCCTACTATTACAGGATGTCTGCACTTGTTTATAATAATCGCTTATTTTTACCCCGAATAAACAACAAGAGCAGATCAGAGCGGGAGACAGACCTTCCTTTGTACGGAACTAACATGATCGATAGCAACATCGATCCCATATGCAAGTGTCATGTTCTCTTTTGTTATTACTTCTTCAGCAGTCCCCTGAGCTATGAAATTATTCTCAAGCATTATGGCAACATTTTTTGAACCTATAAAAGCATGATCCGGGAAATGTGTGCTCATTATTACAGAAGTCCCCTGAGAAGAAAGTTTGTCAATAAGGTTCAAAACACGTACCTGGTTCCCAAAATCCAGATGGGATGTCGGTTCATCCAGGAGCAATATTTCCGGTTCCTGAGCCAGTGCCCTTGCGATCAAAGCCAGTTGCTTTTCACCACCACTTATTTCTGTGACAGAACTATCCATCAGATGAGAAATGCCTACTTTAACGATGGCATTTTCCGCGATCTTAAGATCCTTTTCGCCCGGAGAGGAGAAAAAAGGAAGATGCGGTGCTCTGCCAAGCATTACAAAATCCAGAATGGAAAAGGGAAATACCGACTGATCTGCCTGTGGGACATAGCCTATCTTTTTAGCTATCTCTGTTCTGCTCATCGAAGAGACATCCCTGCCGTCAATATATGCATTCCCATTACTCAAATTCAGCACGTTGCCAAGGCATTTGATCAGGGTTGATTTACCTATCCCGTTCGGACCAAGTATGCATAAGGTTTCACCTTTATTTAAAGAAAAAGATATGTTCTCAAATACATTCTTCTTCCCGTCATACGAATATGAAGCATTGTTCACTCTTAAGATCATGACCAACCAACCTTCTTTCTTTGTAAAAGATAAGCAAAAAACGGAGCTCCTATTAGTGCCGTAAGAACTCCCAGGGGAATCTCTATACTCATTAAACTCCTTGCCAGATCGTCCACCACCAAAAGGAAGGATGCACCAAGGAAAATTGACATTGGCAAAAGCTTTTTGTGCTCAGGCCCGACGATCATTCTTGCAATATGAGGCACAACAAGACCAACCCATCCAATGATCCCGCTTATACTGACTGCGGAAGTGGTGATCAGAGTAGCACAAATTACAACCAATATTGTCATTTTCCGGGTATCTATTCCCAATGATTTTGCCTCGTCCTCTCCTAAAGAAAGTATATTGATGCGCCATCCGATTAGAACTAAGATAAGCATAGAGACCAGCATCCCGGGTGCTACATAGACAAGATCATCAAACCGGACAGAGGACAGGCTTCCCATAAGCCAGAATACCATCTCAGGAAGCTTGTCGTATGGATCTGCAACATATTTTACCAGGGATGTCAAAGCAGTGAAAACCGCACCTACAATAATACCTGAAAGCACCAGGACCAATGTAACCGTTGCCCTGCAGAATCTGCTCAGACCGTAGGACAGAAAAGCTGCAGATAAACCAAAAGAAAACGCCATTAATTGGATCATGATTATGTTCTCACTTATCAGGATACCAAAACAAGCGCCAAACCCGGCACCTGCTGCCACACCCAGAATATGGGGAGAAACCAGCGGATTGCGGAAAAGCCCCTGGAAAGAAGCTCCAGATACTGATAATCCAGCACCTACCAGCATGGCGGCAATGATCCTTGGAAGACGGACCTGAAATATTACAGTATCCACATTTGAAGAGCTTGCAGGATCCACCGACACAAAAAGCGAAACGATCAGGGATACCAAATGGGAAACAAGGCTGCTCATTATAGTAAGCGGAGGAATCGAATACCTCCCAATGAAAAAGGAGAATCCAAAAAGAAAGACCATAAGGAAAAATACAAGGAGAATCTGATTATTACTACCAGACAGCCTGTGAATGATCCACCATAACCTTGAACTTTTTTTTATTCCAGTATCAGACACCATATCAAACCCATATCCTAACATGCATACATGATAATTTTGTTGAATCAGTTATTACTTAGATGAAGCACCGTAAAAAGACCTGTTCTGCCTTGAAGGATCAAAGGAAAAACCATAGAACTTTTCATAAAACCGGTTTGCTTCCTTTTCAATGTCAAAATCAAAGATATCCGGATGCAACTTGTTTGCGATATACATCAGTCCCAATATCCATCTCGGACTTCCGAAATCCCAGGATGGCCGAAGGCCGTATATCTGTCTGCTCTTTACAGCATCTGCCGAAAGACCATGCTTTTCACAATAATCATATGAATCGGAAACAGGGGTTGAAAGAAAACCGGATATGAATATAAATTCAGGATTCATTTCGGCAAATTCTTCCTGAGAAATATTAACTCCGGGTTTACCCTCTCTCTTGATCAGCTGATTTACACTTTCCCCGCCGGCAGCTTCAACAAGATTGTTCTCAATACGCTCTCCGTTGAGCGCAAAAAGAGGATATCCCATAGAATAATAAACCCGTGGCCTTCCAGTGTTTTTTACTCCCGACCTGATAAGGTCCAGTTTCTCCTTCATATAATCCACAAGTTCCATTCCTTCCCTTTTTTTGTCTGCAAGGGCGGCAAAATGCTCAATTACATCAAAATAGGAATCAAGGTTCTGTGAACTGGTATGAAGCTCCTCCAAATATCCGGTTTCCATGACATTTAGCCATATTTCGGCAAGTTTCCTGTCGTCTCTTATCCCAAGGCAGATCAGAATCGCATGGATCATCTCCAGAGCCCGGGTAAGCCTGTATCCTCCCATAAAACCCGGTTCATGATGATTTTTTTTGCTGATGTAGCCCCTGAAAAGATCCGGGACGGAGCATTCACATTTTCCTTCAGGCAGGTATGCTATTGTGCGTGAACCCATGGGACCGAAGAACTCCCTTTGAAAAATCACCTGACCACATTCGGGACATACCGTATTCAAATATTCGGTACCCGGAGAATTAAACAAATAGACATAAGTAAGATCTTGCCTTAATTTGTCACACAGAATTTCAGCGTCCCTGATCGTTGGTTCGATCTGCGGGACTGCATCCCCAAAAGGCACAAACCTCATAATCTGGAACGGTATATCCTTTGAAAGAGAAAAAACATATTTAGCAGTATTTATAACCTCATCTTCTGAACCTTTGATGTAGATGGTAGAAACTTCAACATGAACATCACTTTCATTCAATAGTTTCAGATTCCTGAAAACAGGTTCTGAGCTTTTGACCCCGCAGGAAATATATCTTTCATCGGAGAAGCCTTTTATTCCGACATTTACAAAATCAATTAACGGGATAAGTTCTTTTAATGCGCTTTCTGCAAAATAGCCATTTGTTGAACACCCGATAAACAGGTCGTTTTCCTTAGCCTTTCTGGCAAGGTCCTTAAACGTGAAAAATGAAACGATCGGATCGTTAAGACAAAAAACGATCCCGATACAATCTTCCTCAAGAGCTTTTTTTATTACCTGGTCATTACTCATTCCGCCATTCTTTTTACCTGAAACAAGCCGTGAAGCAATGATCTCTGATACGCAACCCTCACATTTAAAATTGC includes the following:
- a CDS encoding 4Fe-4S binding protein, coding for MVAIVNRDECVGCGVCVDDCPAEAISMDGDNIAVVDADKCTECGICVDSCPSEAISME
- a CDS encoding CDGSH iron-sulfur domain-containing protein, which gives rise to MEKEVRPSIKVSKNGPYIVKDLKTLRNSKGVFIETKPAMALCRCGGSANMPFCDGTHVKNDFSGEKEKDRVPDRVDTYVGKHITIHRNRDVCSHVGHCVRNLPSVFRKGEEPWADPDAADPEEIAKLIRTCPSGALSYTVNGKLYKDYSHGPEIFVLNDGPYNVTGVSLDDPDDSVPETQDHYALCRCGASGNKPFCDGQHSNAKFKDRKN
- a CDS encoding SdrD B-like domain-containing protein, whose amino-acid sequence is MKTKQNLLICFGMSLILLIMSAGTAVAPTVTCTDVGIGDLVWEDLDGDGIKNAGEPGIAGVTVKLYECGATNPIATTTTDANGMYLFTGLAPGDYYVEFVAPVGYIFTPPDQGADDAMDSDADPTTGKTVCTNLESGETDLTWDAGMLGTTGIGDLVWEDLDRDGIKDTGEPGIASVTVELYECGGNAPIATTTTSSTGMYLFTGLAPSDYHVEFVAPAGYIFTPQDQGADDAMDSDADPTTGKTVCTNLGSGETDLTWDAGFYMIVTKINIDIKPGSFPNSINPNSKGVIPVAILSTDVFDATMVDPVTVVFGPNDVSPLRWATEDVDKDGDLDLVFHFRTQETGVEAGDTEATLTGETFDGTNIEGTDSVKIVPS
- a CDS encoding pyridoxal phosphate-dependent aminotransferase gives rise to the protein MSHPPASLSLSERSMNIPPFYVMEVLESAQKLEQAGRDIIHLEIGEPDFPTAPHICEAANQSLASCNTRYTHSLGLPELRSAIVDDYNNRFGLDLVPEQVLVTSGTSPALMLTFMALLDQGDGVLMSNPHYACYPNFVSALGCQSNFAYTSEENGFGLTPELVSENLDADTSAILINSPSNPTGYVMSSGEMQGIAEIAENKGNIPIISDEIYQGLIYGGKDHSILEYTDNAFVLNGFSKKYCMTGWRLGYMIAPLDCMRVLQKLQQNFFICANSFVQEAGIAALRGPQDHVGEMVATYDERRKHMLKRLKDIGFRVGYEPMGAFYVLADASEFGTDSLEMSRTILNEAGVAVTPGIDFGDGAQGYIRFSYANSLENIEEGMKRLDTFLNG
- a CDS encoding DUF6951 family protein, whose amino-acid sequence is MTKITVDSTICGFTHTITGQLEGDKVIIDIDTPCEKIKEFSHMEVPTMEIFGIDDNYVIRKAKDAKCSSTCLIPCAVLHMCNLEAGFLSKNLAERSGSISIIFEP
- the gpgS gene encoding glucosyl-3-phosphoglycerate synthase; its protein translation is MDFYQEYITTIHDFSIDKERLIKRIHELKTRRPASLIIPILYEEVNNPPLKNIISNLNECTCLNQVVIALAAETEEEYVHVVEFFKELKTPHIVVWCDGPRAQHILFTMKKMGIDITSYKGKGKDVWLATGIATLDSYAIAYHDADIVTYSKDFPAKLLYPIVEPELNFFFNKGYYARINMETKTMHGRVFRLFVRPLLDTLQADSKADILRYLLAFRYTLAGEFAMTSDLAMNIRIPADWGLEVGLLAEVYRNTTTKKICQTDLGYYDHKHQDVGSNRSEGLCKMVGDIFTTFMRITTESTDNIISPSYLHGIHVKYKRLGQDLIRRYHADALCNGLCYNRHEEELYVDMFANVIRRSGEDYLEHPSDVLMPDWTRALSAMPDLREQLYEACLADEKEYCNK
- the mpgP gene encoding mannosyl-3-phosphoglycerate phosphatase, whose translation is MILGYIIFTDLDGTLIDHDTYSYEAARPALNLLKQKDVPLIFCTSKTRAEIEVYVEELDCRHPFISENGGGIFIPKGYFDIDLKFDHRIGDYNVIELGTNYSNLKDALVEISKSAGIEIINFANMTTEEVSEDTGLDIHSAGLAKLREYDEVFRIIDETEEKASLMMELIRSAGYNHTRGGRYWHIIGNNDKGKAVRMLSDIYRKQFTDITTVGLGDSLNDLPMLGSVDIPVLVQKPGSLHDPSITDPKIKRVKGIGPIGWNNAVSEIIEKGSEI
- a CDS encoding glycoside hydrolase family 15 protein, whose translation is MNSLNLIEAEKLYENSVKILKNNQHEKGGFYASPPGTRYPFIYPRDHSVAILGCIDAEMLDEARRGLEFVLNSQKPLGEFSQRYDVDGNDASYKDLQIDGNGLVLFAMGKYFEATGGLFFESMADRTFVEKHWETVKKAVEFILMNKNEEVDLIHTVNSIHEYPAYEHGFEIYANSACCAGILAAVKMGEALGEDVANWKAEAEKIREAILTRMYSPRRRSFIKCIRVKEKSSNPIGYDAFASSVIDVDVVEYAPAYFELIDHHDIKNRYTVRRIHDRLWDKEIGGLNRYPEMWDRNNGGYGPWCHFTCQLANHYIAIDDQDMAEMYMGWVVDMAHNYLLPEHISTIERFEIWHEDYTNAKILRDSKLTMIEKVRNHPKWKDGMAYVTIPLIWPHAEYIRTYKSYIEKFG
- a CDS encoding ABC transporter ATP-binding protein, translated to MILRVNNASYSYDGKKNVFENISFSLNKGETLCILGPNGIGKSTLIKCLGNVLNLSNGNAYIDGRDVSSMSRTEIAKKIGYVPQADQSVFPFSILDFVMLGRAPHLPFFSSPGEKDLKIAENAIVKVGISHLMDSSVTEISGGEKQLALIARALAQEPEILLLDEPTSHLDFGNQVRVLNLIDKLSSQGTSVIMSTHFPDHAFIGSKNVAIMLENNFIAQGTAEEVITKENMTLAYGIDVAIDHVSSVQRKVCLPL
- a CDS encoding FecCD family ABC transporter permease, producing MVFLFGFSFFIGRYSIPPLTIMSSLVSHLVSLIVSLFVSVDPASSSNVDTVIFQVRLPRIIAAMLVGAGLSVSGASFQGLFRNPLVSPHILGVAAGAGFGACFGILISENIIMIQLMAFSFGLSAAFLSYGLSRFCRATVTLVLVLSGIIVGAVFTALTSLVKYVADPYDKLPEMVFWLMGSLSSVRFDDLVYVAPGMLVSMLILVLIGWRINILSLGEDEAKSLGIDTRKMTILVVICATLITTSAVSISGIIGWVGLVVPHIARMIVGPEHKKLLPMSIFLGASFLLVVDDLARSLMSIEIPLGVLTALIGAPFFAYLLQRKKVGWS
- a CDS encoding radical SAM protein; translated protein: MQCTICEIGCNIAEGKYGQCRMYAIEGDKIVERFPCNYFTMLPISIETVPILHFHPRGKFLQVCTIGCNFKCEGCVSEIIASRLVSGKKNGGMSNDQVIKKALEEDCIGIVFCLNDPIVSFFTFKDLARKAKENDLFIGCSTNGYFAESALKELIPLIDFVNVGIKGFSDERYISCGVKSSEPVFRNLKLLNESDVHVEVSTIYIKGSEDEVINTAKYVFSLSKDIPFQIMRFVPFGDAVPQIEPTIRDAEILCDKLRQDLTYVYLFNSPGTEYLNTVCPECGQVIFQREFFGPMGSRTIAYLPEGKCECSVPDLFRGYISKKNHHEPGFMGGYRLTRALEMIHAILICLGIRDDRKLAEIWLNVMETGYLEELHTSSQNLDSYFDVIEHFAALADKKREGMELVDYMKEKLDLIRSGVKNTGRPRVYYSMGYPLFALNGERIENNLVEAAGGESVNQLIKREGKPGVNISQEEFAEMNPEFIFISGFLSTPVSDSYDYCEKHGLSADAVKSRQIYGLRPSWDFGSPRWILGLMYIANKLHPDIFDFDIEKEANRFYEKFYGFSFDPSRQNRSFYGASSK